From a single Helicovermis profundi genomic region:
- a CDS encoding DUF4349 domain-containing protein: MKYENIEYLINKYIDADITDSERKELDMHLKESEECKELFDEMVLINEMLGDIKLKELPENYESELNEKLENGNIIQLKNQTMKTTSKVSKKSKNVISKGKIFHIKSFVNGHKKGFIALAASFIIGFASYNALMSSNLNNMNLMMDESVSSPMSMDMASAPEMDMLVESAPSFKSSIDGETLSNNTRSGNIENSKAISAKTTKSSSINTNNFNGRKIIKNGNFSIEVEDFDKTITSIYQIVKNYNGYIENFSSYDNGKYISSIDKKLKSGNITIRIPENKFYDFFNLAGDFGEVNNKNIYTSDITSQYRDYENEVANLEVREKKLREIMNEAKNIKDVIEVERELSLVRGEINRYKGNLKNWDEEVSLSSINISIVEVEKLNKEVNPIDKSIWQKSKEGLITNINKMVTFVQILIVLAISNLPIIIILTIIASLIYIYYKKKKNLND, encoded by the coding sequence ATGAAATACGAAAATATCGAATATTTAATAAATAAGTATATAGATGCTGATATTACGGATTCAGAAAGGAAAGAATTAGATATGCATTTAAAAGAAAGTGAAGAATGTAAAGAACTTTTTGATGAAATGGTTTTAATAAACGAAATGCTTGGAGATATAAAACTTAAAGAACTTCCTGAAAATTATGAATCTGAATTAAATGAAAAACTTGAAAACGGAAATATTATACAGCTAAAAAATCAAACAATGAAAACTACTAGTAAAGTAAGTAAAAAATCAAAGAATGTAATTTCTAAAGGTAAAATATTTCATATTAAATCATTTGTTAATGGTCATAAAAAAGGGTTTATTGCACTAGCAGCTTCATTTATTATTGGATTTGCAAGTTATAATGCTCTTATGTCTAGTAATCTTAATAATATGAATTTAATGATGGATGAGTCGGTTTCTAGTCCTATGAGTATGGATATGGCAAGTGCTCCTGAAATGGATATGTTAGTAGAATCTGCTCCAAGTTTTAAGAGCTCAATTGATGGGGAGACTCTTAGTAATAATACAAGGTCTGGAAATATTGAAAATTCAAAAGCTATAAGTGCTAAAACTACTAAGTCTTCATCAATAAATACTAATAATTTTAATGGACGAAAAATAATAAAAAATGGTAATTTTTCAATTGAAGTCGAGGATTTTGATAAAACAATTACTTCTATATATCAAATAGTAAAAAATTATAATGGTTATATAGAAAATTTTTCTTCTTACGATAATGGCAAGTATATTAGTTCAATTGATAAAAAATTAAAAAGTGGTAATATTACAATCAGAATTCCAGAAAACAAATTTTATGATTTCTTTAATCTAGCGGGTGATTTTGGAGAAGTTAATAACAAGAATATATATACTAGCGATATAACATCACAGTATAGAGATTATGAAAATGAAGTCGCAAATTTAGAGGTAAGAGAAAAAAAATTAAGAGAAATAATGAATGAGGCTAAAAACATTAAAGATGTGATTGAAGTTGAGAGAGAGCTTTCATTAGTTAGAGGAGAAATCAATAGGTATAAGGGTAATTTGAAAAATTGGGATGAAGAAGTAAGTTTATCGAGTATTAATATTAGTATTGTCGAAGTTGAAAAATTAAATAAAGAAGTAAATCCAATTGACAAAAGTATTTGGCAAAAATCAAAAGAGGGCTTAATTACAAATA
- a CDS encoding sigma-70 family RNA polymerase sigma factor, whose product MREADLIEKSINGDVKSFELLIKDYQVYAYNIALRMMKNPEDAKDVSQDALIKVYKNIKRFKKDSSFSTWLYRIVINTCKDELKRRKETISIDEREESYDVIESKDNNYNPVTEYERKDIREKINGAIYKLPINNRTAIILRDIEGYSYEEISKIEETTIGTIKSRINRGRKILREILKAELQTVSEF is encoded by the coding sequence ATGAGAGAAGCGGATCTTATAGAAAAAAGTATAAATGGAGATGTTAAAAGTTTTGAACTTTTAATCAAAGACTACCAAGTTTATGCTTATAATATTGCTCTTAGGATGATGAAAAATCCTGAGGATGCAAAAGATGTATCACAAGATGCACTTATAAAAGTATATAAGAATATAAAAAGATTTAAAAAGGATTCTTCTTTTTCAACTTGGCTTTATAGAATAGTTATTAATACGTGTAAAGATGAACTTAAAAGACGTAAAGAAACTATTTCTATTGATGAGAGGGAAGAAAGTTATGATGTTATTGAATCAAAAGACAATAATTATAATCCTGTAACAGAATATGAAAGAAAAGATATAAGAGAAAAGATTAATGGAGCAATTTACAAATTACCTATTAATAATAGAACTGCAATAATTTTAAGAGATATTGAAGGATATTCTTATGAAGAAATAAGTAAAATTGAAGAAACAACAATAGGGACAATAAAATCGAGAATAAACAGAGGTCGAAAAATACTTAGAGAAATACTTAAGGCGGAACTTCAAACTGTAAGTGAATTTTAA
- a CDS encoding metal-dependent hydrolase: MDPLTHGVLGAAVSAFSGQTVSLTNPMTIAAIVGSIVPDIDVVIRLFKDDMYYLRHHRGRSHSLPFLILYSFVITFILSFIFKGMNMPLVFLFSFLGATSHTLMDILNSYGAMLFNKKLKFNLLTLYDPFISLISLFLIFYRNQNNITLITSAVLVAVYLYIRYIWKTKACDFVKKYYNILEKDTIITILPSLKTFYKWDYIISSKEESIVGNVNIFSKKINEIKRLNKIDKNLVNVFRSTKLGKCFMDYSPNVHVSHEEKKDTVILNIVDLRFIFKDDFLHNATLVIDKDYNVLEAYAHPYNREKFIPILDVV, translated from the coding sequence ATGGATCCATTAACGCATGGTGTACTCGGAGCGGCGGTTTCAGCTTTTTCTGGTCAAACAGTTTCATTAACAAATCCTATGACAATTGCAGCAATTGTTGGTTCAATTGTTCCTGATATTGATGTTGTAATAAGGTTATTTAAAGATGATATGTATTATTTAAGACATCATAGAGGTAGAAGTCACTCTCTGCCATTTCTTATTTTATATTCATTTGTGATTACTTTTATTTTATCTTTTATATTTAAAGGTATGAATATGCCTTTAGTTTTTTTATTTTCATTTTTAGGAGCTACGTCGCATACTTTGATGGATATTTTAAATTCCTATGGTGCTATGCTATTTAATAAAAAGTTAAAATTTAATTTACTAACACTCTATGATCCATTTATTTCTTTAATTTCTTTATTTTTGATATTCTACAGAAATCAAAACAATATTACTTTAATTACTTCGGCAGTATTAGTAGCTGTGTATTTATATATTCGCTATATATGGAAAACAAAAGCCTGTGATTTTGTTAAAAAGTACTATAATATTCTAGAGAAAGACACTATTATTACTATCTTGCCTTCTTTAAAAACATTTTATAAATGGGACTATATTATAAGTTCAAAAGAAGAAAGCATTGTTGGAAATGTAAATATATTTTCTAAAAAAATAAATGAAATTAAAAGACTTAATAAAATAGATAAAAATCTTGTAAATGTATTTAGGTCTACAAAGCTTGGAAAATGTTTTATGGATTATTCTCCCAATGTTCATGTTAGTCATGAAGAAAAAAAGGATACAGTTATTCTTAATATAGTTGATTTAAGATTTATTTTCAAAGATGATTTTCTTCACAACGCTACTTTAGTAATTGATAAAGATTACAATGTTCTAGAAGCATATGCTCATCCTTATAATAGAGAGAAGTTTATTCCTATATTAGATGTAGTTTAA
- a CDS encoding YibE/F family protein, whose amino-acid sequence MKINKKIILLVLFIIMQSIFSFVNFADDSNSTNTDVNAKRNAYYNQLTKEPKYQIIRAKILEVPLDETKEIRNDIPIESDRRYQHLRIIITSGNHKGEKYTVQNLIEMVNPYKLIFKKNQSMLLRMMEDKDGKIVNLQVYERVRDKYIYFSIAIFLIFLIMIGGKNGIKSILALVFTGLAIGFILIPLILKGYNPVIISTITCTITTVVSLLLIMGKNKKMISALLGTVTGLIISGIMVFIVGNLATLTGLGNESAQLLAYLPKNMKLDFKGILYAGIIIGALGAIMDVTVSISSAMWEIEEVHPKIKTKDLLKSGLNVGRDIMGSMSNTLILAYAGGSIHLILLFNAYNLKLIEVMNMDLIASEIIRAVAGSIGLVSAIPLTALFATYFRKSRHLKNRV is encoded by the coding sequence TTGAAAATAAATAAAAAAATAATTTTATTGGTTCTATTTATAATTATGCAATCTATTTTTTCTTTCGTAAATTTTGCAGATGATTCTAATAGTACAAATACAGATGTTAATGCTAAACGTAATGCTTACTACAATCAGTTAACTAAAGAACCAAAGTATCAAATAATTAGAGCTAAAATACTAGAAGTTCCACTTGATGAAACAAAAGAAATAAGAAATGATATTCCTATTGAAAGCGATAGAAGGTATCAACATTTAAGAATTATTATAACATCAGGAAATCATAAAGGAGAAAAATATACCGTTCAGAATCTTATAGAAATGGTTAACCCATATAAGTTAATATTTAAGAAAAATCAGTCAATGTTACTTAGAATGATGGAAGACAAAGATGGTAAAATCGTTAATCTTCAAGTTTATGAAAGAGTAAGAGATAAATATATATATTTTTCGATTGCAATATTTTTGATTTTTTTAATAATGATTGGTGGTAAAAATGGTATAAAGTCAATACTTGCTTTAGTATTTACTGGACTTGCTATAGGTTTTATTCTTATTCCACTTATTTTAAAAGGATACAATCCGGTTATAATTTCTACTATAACTTGTACAATAACAACGGTGGTGTCACTACTATTGATTATGGGGAAAAATAAAAAAATGATTTCTGCTCTTCTTGGGACCGTAACTGGATTAATAATATCAGGAATTATGGTGTTTATTGTGGGTAATCTTGCAACGCTTACAGGTCTCGGCAATGAATCTGCTCAATTACTTGCATATTTGCCTAAGAATATGAAACTTGATTTTAAAGGCATTTTATATGCAGGAATTATAATAGGAGCGCTTGGAGCCATAATGGATGTTACAGTATCTATTTCTTCAGCTATGTGGGAAATTGAAGAAGTACATCCGAAAATAAAAACCAAAGATTTACTTAAATCGGGATTAAATGTTGGTCGTGACATTATGGGTTCTATGTCAAATACTTTAATTTTAGCCTATGCAGGTGGATCTATACATCTAATATTATTATTTAATGCATATAATTTGAAATTAATAGAAGTTATGAATATGGATTTAATAGCATCTGAAATTATTAGAGCTGTTGCTGGTAGTATTGGGCTTGTTAGCGCAATACCTCTTACAGCACTTTTTGCAACTTACTTTAGAAAAAGCAGACACCTAAAAAATAGAGTTTAA